A section of the Roseivirga sp. BDSF3-8 genome encodes:
- the murB gene encoding UDP-N-acetylmuramate dehydrogenase, with translation MTNQGISHYPTIFATFIQKTDAHYRMQVQENVSLKPYNSFGIEADAKYFAEVTSVADLQKLLKDSRYLDATKLILGGGSNVLMTGHFDGIVIKMNIKGIEEIRKDEAHTWLRIGAGENWHQFVLNTIDRGLSGVENLSLIPGTVGAAPMQNIGAYGVELCEVFEKLEAVEISSGKVEHFDHDTCHFGYRESIFKKELKGRHIITHVTLRLNNQPSFNTSYGAIKQVLEERNITELSTRAISDAVIHIRQSKLPDPRVIGNAGSFFKNPVISIEEFNRLQAAFPEVPHYPQSDGTIKVPAGWLIEQAGWKGKRVGHTGVHDRQALVLVNHGGAQGHEVVELAKSIQASVKEKFGIGIRPEVNII, from the coding sequence GTGACTAATCAGGGAATTAGCCACTACCCTACTATCTTTGCCACGTTCATTCAGAAAACTGACGCACACTATCGTATGCAGGTACAGGAAAACGTCTCTTTAAAGCCCTACAACTCCTTTGGCATTGAAGCCGATGCCAAATATTTTGCCGAGGTTACTTCCGTAGCCGATCTGCAAAAGCTTCTCAAGGATTCACGGTACCTGGACGCCACCAAGCTAATCCTGGGCGGTGGCAGTAATGTACTGATGACTGGTCACTTTGATGGCATCGTGATAAAAATGAACATCAAAGGCATTGAAGAGATCAGGAAGGATGAAGCTCATACCTGGCTCAGGATTGGCGCCGGGGAAAATTGGCACCAATTTGTACTGAATACCATTGATCGTGGCCTAAGTGGAGTCGAAAACCTATCGCTTATTCCTGGCACTGTCGGTGCCGCCCCTATGCAAAATATTGGCGCCTATGGCGTGGAGCTTTGCGAAGTCTTCGAAAAGCTTGAAGCCGTGGAAATATCATCAGGCAAAGTGGAGCATTTCGATCATGATACCTGCCACTTCGGATACCGTGAAAGCATTTTCAAGAAAGAACTCAAGGGGCGTCACATCATCACTCATGTCACCCTCAGGTTGAATAATCAGCCTTCTTTCAACACCTCTTACGGAGCCATCAAGCAGGTGCTGGAAGAACGAAACATTACCGAATTATCCACCCGTGCTATCAGTGACGCTGTCATCCATATAAGGCAAAGTAAACTACCCGACCCACGCGTAATCGGAAATGCCGGCAGCTTTTTCAAAAATCCGGTTATCTCCATTGAAGAGTTTAATAGACTTCAGGCGGCTTTCCCGGAGGTTCCCCACTACCCCCAATCTGACGGCACCATTAAAGTACCGGCAGGATGGCTCATTGAGCAGGCCGGATGGAAAGGCAAACGAGTAGGTCATACAGGAGTACATGACCGGCAGGCATTGGTATTGGTGAACCATGGCGGCGCGCAAGGTCATGAAGTGGTAGAACTTGCTAAATCCATTCAAGCGTCCGTAAAGGAAAAATTCGGGATTGGGATCCGCCCTGAAGTCAACATCATTTGA
- a CDS encoding cytidine/deoxycytidylate deaminase family protein, which yields MEKPDFDDIFMELAVNLAKRSHCVRRHVGAVLTKDTRIISIGYNGPPSGTHNCDVEWPDEGCALDRKGSCSLAIHAEQNAILYAVKNNASVEGSTLYVTLAPCLACARIIYSMGIIRVIFLKSYAAYKGITQEEGVDFLERFGVEVEQYRGSLENVSPLV from the coding sequence ATGGAGAAGCCTGATTTTGATGACATTTTTATGGAGCTGGCTGTAAACCTTGCCAAGCGCTCACATTGTGTGCGCCGGCATGTGGGAGCAGTGCTCACAAAAGACACGAGAATTATTAGTATTGGATACAATGGTCCGCCTTCAGGTACGCACAACTGCGATGTGGAATGGCCGGATGAGGGCTGTGCCCTGGACCGTAAGGGAAGTTGCTCTCTGGCTATACATGCAGAGCAGAATGCGATACTCTATGCAGTGAAAAACAATGCTTCCGTGGAGGGGTCTACCTTGTATGTGACCCTGGCTCCCTGCCTGGCTTGCGCCCGTATCATTTACAGTATGGGGATTATCCGCGTTATCTTCCTTAAGTCTTATGCAGCCTATAAAGGTATTACGCAGGAAGAAGGGGTGGATTTTTTAGAAAGGTTTGGTGTGGAGGTGGAACAATATAGAGGTAGCCTGGAGAACGTGTCGCCACTGGTCTAG
- a CDS encoding DUF2911 domain-containing protein: MLRRIFLLAICCIGLGLAPTMAQDSLTPEPSPLEVVSVKLNDLYMKVVYSRPHMRGRDIFGGLVPYGEVWRTGANEATEITLTEDVIFGGKELPAGTYAIFTIPNEDSWTVIVNTDLGQWGAFKYNEELNLFTFEVPVEKTDVAYEPFTITFDLNKDSVSMNMIWDRTKVTIPIEPQ; encoded by the coding sequence ATGCTACGTCGCATATTTTTACTTGCAATTTGCTGCATCGGATTAGGCCTTGCTCCCACTATGGCGCAGGATTCACTTACTCCCGAACCCAGCCCACTCGAGGTTGTGTCTGTTAAGCTCAACGACCTGTATATGAAAGTTGTCTATAGCAGACCCCATATGAGAGGTCGCGACATATTCGGCGGTCTCGTACCCTATGGCGAGGTGTGGCGTACCGGAGCCAATGAGGCTACAGAGATTACTCTTACCGAAGATGTCATTTTCGGAGGAAAAGAGCTCCCCGCAGGAACCTACGCAATATTTACCATTCCAAATGAAGATAGCTGGACTGTCATAGTCAATACCGATCTCGGACAGTGGGGCGCATTTAAATATAATGAAGAGTTGAACCTCTTCACCTTTGAGGTACCCGTAGAAAAAACCGATGTGGCTTATGAGCCCTTCACCATCACCTTCGACCTCAATAAAGATAGTGTGTCCATGAACATGATCTGGGACCGAACTAAAGTTACTATTCCTATTGAGCCTCAGTAA
- a CDS encoding Mpo1-like protein yields MGINSKAMATEKRFTSLKEFYPFYLSEHQDPTCRTLHFIGTSLLFGILIWALATQTWWGLLLIPLVGYGFAWVGHFFFEKNKPATFQYPAYSLASDFIMFKDLLTGRESFNPRKEDKKTHPS; encoded by the coding sequence TTGGGAATAAACAGTAAAGCCATGGCCACCGAAAAGCGATTTACAAGTCTAAAGGAATTTTACCCTTTTTACCTCTCAGAGCACCAAGACCCTACCTGCCGCACCCTTCACTTTATCGGCACTTCCCTCCTCTTCGGCATACTTATATGGGCTCTGGCCACGCAAACATGGTGGGGATTACTGTTGATACCCCTTGTAGGCTATGGCTTTGCCTGGGTTGGTCATTTCTTTTTTGAAAAAAATAAGCCAGCCACCTTTCAGTATCCAGCCTATAGCCTGGCATCGGATTTCATCATGTTCAAAGACCTCCTTACCGGCCGTGAGTCATTTAACCCCCGCAAAGAAGACAAGAAAACTCACCCTTCATAG
- a CDS encoding sorbosone dehydrogenase family protein encodes MPTFRNLLILAVLCFFSACDSGSEESGAVTDDDQVKEQDNGDMNAGGQDIVIDSLPLETIILPEGFKIAHYATGVENARSLAMGKNGTIFVSSRKHDEVRALRDTDGDMVADKMWVVASGLNTPNGVAFREGDLYIAEISRILKLSDIENNLETPGEPEVIYDEYPSDTHHGWKYIAFGPDGKLYVPVGAPCNICESDSIYASITRMNPDGTDMEIFVHGVRNSVGFDWNPQTNELWFTDNGRDMLGDNMPPCELNRAPEKGMHFGYPYCHGGTISDPEFGSKYDCSRFTAPAQNLGPHVAPLGMKFYRGNKFPEQYRRNIFIAEHGSWNRSEKIGYRVTMVPVVDNSEASGYKVFAEGWLNDAEQEAWGRPVDLLEMPDGSFLLSDDKANAVYRIYYEG; translated from the coding sequence ATGCCTACATTCAGAAATTTACTCATACTGGCCGTGCTTTGTTTTTTTTCTGCCTGTGATTCCGGTTCAGAAGAGTCCGGAGCTGTTACTGATGATGATCAGGTAAAGGAGCAGGATAATGGTGATATGAACGCCGGTGGTCAGGATATTGTCATTGATTCGCTTCCACTCGAAACGATCATTTTGCCAGAAGGCTTTAAAATAGCTCATTATGCTACCGGAGTAGAAAATGCGCGCTCTCTTGCTATGGGAAAAAACGGAACAATCTTCGTGTCCAGTCGCAAACATGATGAGGTACGCGCGCTGCGTGATACGGACGGTGATATGGTAGCAGATAAGATGTGGGTAGTGGCCAGTGGCCTGAATACTCCTAATGGAGTTGCTTTCAGGGAGGGAGATCTCTATATAGCGGAAATTAGCAGGATATTAAAGCTGAGTGACATAGAGAATAACCTGGAGACGCCTGGAGAGCCAGAAGTAATCTATGATGAGTATCCTTCCGACACACATCATGGATGGAAGTATATTGCATTTGGTCCGGATGGCAAACTGTATGTGCCTGTAGGTGCACCCTGCAATATTTGTGAAAGTGACTCTATTTACGCATCCATTACGAGAATGAATCCTGATGGCACGGATATGGAAATTTTCGTCCATGGCGTGAGAAACTCTGTTGGGTTTGACTGGAACCCGCAGACTAATGAGCTGTGGTTTACAGACAATGGGCGCGATATGCTGGGAGATAACATGCCGCCCTGTGAGTTAAACAGGGCACCTGAGAAAGGCATGCATTTTGGCTATCCATACTGCCACGGAGGCACGATCAGTGATCCGGAATTTGGCAGTAAGTATGACTGTAGCCGTTTTACAGCTCCTGCACAAAACTTAGGGCCGCATGTGGCGCCACTAGGTATGAAGTTTTACCGGGGTAATAAGTTTCCGGAACAGTATCGCCGGAATATTTTCATAGCTGAACACGGGAGCTGGAACCGGTCTGAAAAGATAGGTTACCGTGTAACGATGGTGCCTGTAGTGGACAATTCAGAAGCATCAGGATATAAGGTGTTTGCCGAAGGCTGGCTTAACGATGCAGAACAGGAAGCCTGGGGCAGACCGGTAGACCTGTTAGAAATGCCTGACGGCTCATTTTTATTGTCTGACGATAAGGCAAACGCAGTTTATCGTATATACTATGAAGGGTGA
- a CDS encoding ABC-F family ATP-binding cassette domain-containing protein: MLSINNLSYYIGDRPLYEEANLHIKPKDKIGLIGLNGTGKSTLLRLITGEYTPDGGEISYGNDCSIGFLNQDLLSYQSSESILSVAMGAFAEALYVQEKINETLKEMETNYRDELVDKLAKLQEKFEAMEGYTLQSRAEEILEGIGFRTEDLERPLQEFSGGWRMRVMLAKLLLEKPSLLMLDEPTNHLDLPSIQWVENYLRNYEGAIIVVSHDRQFLDNTITSIVEVSQQQLNQYSGNYTFFVEEKAMRDEIQQNAFENQQQKIKQTERFIERFRSKATKARQVQSRVKALEKMDRVEEVTDTNVAINFDFRFNQQSGKQVMELEDISKGYGDLELLESTDARIMRGDKIALIGANGKGKSTLLRIIFGMEKHAGLRKEGYNVITAFFAQHQLESLNIDNEIIEELKQAGSGKTEQELRAVLGCFLFSDEEVHKKIKVLSGGEKSRVALAKTIISEANFLMLDEPTNHLDMISENILIQALQQYQGTYVVVSHNRHFINEVANKIWYIEDKEIKEYPGTYKEYLYWRSQVAPPPAEEKKEKPKKEEKPSRNQAQQEEYKELQRSLKKLQKSMEEHEQQIAKLEKEKKELEEKMAKPDIYGDPDKLLEVNEKYDGVKKLMEEQTEKWESVAMEIDEMEEKLS, from the coding sequence ATGCTTTCTATAAATAACCTGTCATACTACATCGGCGACCGACCTCTGTACGAAGAGGCTAACCTTCACATCAAACCTAAAGATAAGATAGGCCTTATTGGCTTGAATGGTACAGGAAAAAGTACCCTGCTAAGACTGATAACAGGTGAGTACACACCTGACGGAGGTGAAATCAGCTATGGGAATGACTGTAGCATCGGTTTTCTTAATCAGGACTTACTTAGCTATCAATCTTCAGAGTCTATACTAAGCGTGGCCATGGGTGCCTTTGCCGAGGCATTATATGTTCAGGAAAAAATTAATGAAACGCTGAAGGAAATGGAAACCAACTACAGGGATGAGTTGGTAGACAAGCTGGCAAAACTTCAGGAAAAGTTTGAGGCCATGGAGGGCTACACCCTGCAGTCCCGGGCCGAAGAAATACTGGAAGGCATTGGTTTTCGTACGGAAGACCTTGAAAGGCCCCTGCAGGAGTTCAGTGGCGGTTGGCGCATGCGAGTGATGCTGGCAAAGTTACTTTTGGAAAAGCCCAGCCTGCTCATGCTTGATGAGCCTACCAACCACCTTGATCTTCCTTCTATCCAATGGGTGGAAAACTACCTGCGCAACTACGAAGGCGCCATTATCGTCGTGTCCCACGACCGCCAGTTCCTGGATAATACCATCACCTCCATAGTAGAAGTATCCCAGCAGCAGTTGAACCAGTACTCTGGCAACTACACGTTCTTCGTAGAAGAGAAGGCTATGCGGGATGAAATTCAGCAGAATGCCTTTGAAAATCAACAGCAAAAGATCAAGCAAACCGAACGGTTTATCGAGCGCTTCCGTAGTAAAGCCACTAAAGCACGCCAGGTACAATCCCGCGTTAAGGCCCTGGAAAAAATGGATCGGGTAGAAGAAGTTACAGACACTAATGTCGCTATAAACTTCGATTTCCGCTTCAATCAGCAATCGGGTAAGCAAGTAATGGAGCTGGAAGATATCAGCAAAGGCTATGGCGACTTGGAGTTACTGGAAAGTACAGATGCCCGTATTATGCGTGGAGATAAGATTGCGCTGATTGGTGCCAATGGTAAGGGTAAATCTACCCTGCTACGCATTATCTTCGGAATGGAAAAGCATGCAGGCTTACGTAAGGAAGGATATAATGTGATAACAGCCTTTTTTGCGCAGCACCAACTGGAAAGTCTGAATATTGATAACGAAATCATTGAAGAGCTAAAACAAGCCGGCAGCGGTAAGACAGAACAGGAACTTAGGGCTGTACTGGGCTGCTTCCTCTTCTCTGATGAAGAAGTACACAAAAAGATCAAGGTTTTATCAGGAGGAGAAAAGTCAAGGGTAGCTCTGGCAAAGACCATCATATCGGAAGCTAACTTCCTGATGCTTGATGAACCGACAAACCACCTGGATATGATCTCTGAGAATATCCTGATCCAGGCGTTGCAGCAATATCAAGGCACCTATGTAGTCGTATCACACAATCGCCACTTCATAAATGAGGTAGCCAATAAGATTTGGTATATAGAGGATAAGGAGATCAAAGAATACCCTGGCACTTATAAGGAATACTTGTACTGGCGCTCGCAGGTAGCCCCTCCCCCGGCTGAAGAAAAAAAAGAAAAGCCTAAAAAGGAGGAAAAACCTAGTCGAAACCAGGCTCAGCAGGAAGAATATAAAGAGCTTCAACGTTCGCTCAAGAAGCTTCAGAAGTCAATGGAAGAGCATGAGCAGCAGATAGCCAAGCTGGAAAAGGAGAAGAAGGAACTGGAAGAGAAAATGGCCAAACCAGACATTTATGGTGATCCCGACAAGCTTCTTGAAGTAAACGAGAAGTATGACGGAGTAAAAAAACTGATGGAAGAGCAGACAGAAAAGTGGGAATCTGTGGCCATGGAAATCGACGAAATGGAAGAAAAACTTAGCTAG